Proteins co-encoded in one Malus sylvestris chromosome 9, drMalSylv7.2, whole genome shotgun sequence genomic window:
- the LOC126633817 gene encoding putative mannan endo-1,4-beta-mannosidase 9 has product MQFNPGNEEYGSDFTASNLLPQIDLATIHIYAEQWLSGSSEEAQEAFVDKWVQEHIQDSNTVVKKPLILGEFGKSYTLPGYSIKKRNTYIAKLYNGIYNSASTGGSCVGGLFWQLMAQGMENFGDGYEVVLEESPTTANVIDRQSRKLGGL; this is encoded by the exons ATGCAGTTCAATCCTGGTAACGAAGAGTATGGATCTGATTTCACTGCCAGCAACTTGCTTCCCCAGATCGATCTCGCCACTATACATATCTACGCTGAGCAATG GTTATCGGGGTCAAGCGAAGAGGCTCAAGAGGCTTTTGTAGACAAATGGGTGCAGGAACACATTCAAGACAGCAATACAGTAGTTAAGAAACCACTGATTTTGGGAGAATTTGGCAAGTCTTATACATTACCAGGGTACAGCATAAAAAAGAGGAACACCTACATTGCTAAACTATACAATGGCATATACAACAGTGCCAGTACCGGTGGCTCATGTGTGGGTGGGCTTTTCTGGCAGCTGATGGCTCAAGGAATGGAGAATTTTGGGGATGGATACGAAGTCGTTTTGGAGGAGAGCCCTACTACTGCCAATGTCATTGATCGGCAGTCCAGGAAGCTTGGTGGGTTATAG